In one Vicugna pacos chromosome 22, VicPac4, whole genome shotgun sequence genomic region, the following are encoded:
- the TNFSF9 gene encoding tumor necrosis factor ligand superfamily member 9 gives MRSSTDAAPDPEAQRPPAPAGRACGPLPWALSAALLLLAAACAACLVRSWAAPGAPVSPSPGPAPSPRLPEGPELAPDARARLPDPPQGAFAQLVAEDVQLTEGPLRWYSDPSLTGVTLAPGMSYDKQTHELVVAEAGVYYVFLNLGLKRVVASNSDSISGSVSVALHLQSLHARAASPALTLDLPLPSLGNSVSGFRGGLLHVGAGQRLGVHLHPAVRKSRTWQLSQATVLGLFRVATEVPAGLPL, from the exons TCCGCCCGCGCCCGCGGGCCGTGCCTgcggcccgctgccctgggcgcTGAGCGCCGCGCTGCTGCTGCTCGCCGCCGCCTGCGCCGCCTGCCTGGTCCGCTCCTGGGCCGCCCCCGGGGCCCCGGTCTCGCCCAGCCCCGGCCCCGCGCCCAGCCCGAGACTCCCCGAGGGCCCCGAGCTGGCGCCCGACGCCCGCGCCCGCCTCCCCGACCCTCCGCAG GGCGCGTTCGCGCAGCTGGTGGCAGAAGATG tACAGCTGACTGAAGGGCCTCTGCGCTGGTACAGTGACCCGAGTCTGACAGGTGTGACTCTTGCGCCAGGCATGAGCTATGACAAGCAAACACATGAGCTGGTGGTGGCTGAGGCTGGAGTCTACTATGTTTTCTTGAACTTGGGTCTGAAGCGAGTGGTGGCCAGCAACAGTGACAGCATCTCTGGCTCCGTCTCCGTTGCCCTGCACCTGCAGTCTCTCCATGCCAGGGCCGCCTCCCCGGCCCTGACCTTGGACCTGCCACTCCCATCCTTGGGGAACTCAGTGTCTGGTTTCCGGGGTGGCCTGCTGCATGTGGGTGCTGGACAGCGCCTGGGCGTCCACCTGCACCCCGCGGTCCGGAAGTCCCGCACCTGGCAGCTCTCACAGGCCACGGTCTTGGGCCTCTTCCGTGTTGCCACCGAAGTCCCGGCTGGACTCCCCTTGTGA